In one Alphaproteobacteria bacterium RIFCSPHIGHO2_01_FULL_41_14 genomic region, the following are encoded:
- a CDS encoding type I methionyl aminopeptidase, protein MMKTIPLHTEADFKSMRLAGRLAAEVLDYITPHVVPGVTTEELDKLCYDFIIAAKAIPACLGYRGFPKSICTSVNHVVCHGIPGPKKLLSGDILNIDVTVNLEGWHGDTSRMFYLGTPGIKAKKLVEMTYECMMRGIEVIRPGAHLGDIGYAIQYYAEKNGFSVVRDFCGHGIGRYIHGDPEVLHYGTKGTGFELKEGMFITVEPMINAGKYDVKILQDDWTAVTRDKSLSAQFEHSVGVTSTGYEIFTLSPKGWTLPPYT, encoded by the coding sequence ATGATGAAAACAATTCCCCTCCATACAGAAGCAGATTTCAAAAGCATGCGCTTGGCAGGCCGTTTGGCCGCTGAGGTGCTTGATTACATCACCCCTCATGTTGTGCCTGGTGTCACCACTGAAGAACTCGACAAACTTTGTTACGATTTTATCATTGCTGCCAAAGCTATTCCCGCTTGCTTAGGCTATCGGGGATTTCCCAAATCTATTTGTACGTCCGTTAACCATGTGGTGTGTCATGGAATCCCTGGTCCTAAAAAGCTCTTATCGGGAGATATTTTAAATATCGATGTCACCGTGAATCTAGAGGGATGGCACGGGGATACAAGCCGCATGTTTTATCTGGGGACCCCTGGCATAAAAGCCAAAAAACTTGTGGAAATGACCTATGAATGTATGATGAGAGGCATTGAGGTTATTAGGCCAGGCGCTCACTTAGGTGACATTGGCTATGCCATTCAATACTATGCGGAAAAAAACGGATTTTCTGTTGTTCGAGATTTTTGTGGCCATGGGATTGGACGTTATATTCATGGAGACCCAGAAGTTTTACATTATGGCACAAAAGGCACAGGGTTTGAATTAAAAGAAGGTATGTTCATAACCGTAGAGCCCATGATTAATGCCGGAAAATATGACGTAAAGATTTTGCAAGACGACTGGACAGCCGTCACTCGAGATAAATCTCTGTCTGCCCAGTTCGAACACTCCGTGGGGGTGACATCCACAGGATATGAGATTTTCACTTTGTCTCCGAAAGGATGGACCCTCCCCCCTTACACATAA